The genomic segment ggacagtgacagcacacacacagcccgTGCCTGCTGTCACCCATCTCACTGCCACCAGACCCATCGCCACCGTTCTGCAGAAAAGGTGCTGCAAATGGGGTTTTCTTCCGACTTAGGAGCTACCTGTAGGACAGCAGAAAACAAGAAGAGTCCTTCGTGGAGGAACAAGTCAGCATGGGCAGATAATTCTGAAAGGAGATGCAAGATGCCAAGAGGGCAGCAGGCACCGCACTCCTGTGCAGTCCTGTGCAGGGTCACCATGTGCCAGCAAtgaggggacagccccagcccacgGGGAGGCAGAGATCTGTCTGCCCACAGAACTATCAGCACCCAGGGGACCGTGGGGATATGTGCTGACAGGACACACAGACAGCGGAAATGGAGAACAGCAGTGACAGAATCCACCTCAGGcgcagctgagggagctgggaaggggctcagcctggagaaaaggaggctcaggggggaccttgtggctctgcacagctcctgacaggaggggacagccggggggttcgggttctgctcccagggaacagggacaggaggagagggaacggcctcaggctgggccaggggaggctcaggttggattttgggaaatttcttcactgaaagattGTCCTGGCCTAGactgctcagggcagtggtggaaccgccatccctggaagtgttcaaaggaGGTGTGGATGTGGTACGTGTGGATGAGGAGGTGTTAGGTCatgggttggactggatgatcttcaaAGCCTTTTTCAACCCAGCCCATTCGCTCCCGCTCTCCGTGAGGCACTGagggggccggggcggggcagAGGGCGGGGCCAGCCCGGCTCCGGCCACGCCCCCGCCCTCAGGCTCTcggcccgcccccggcccggcccgcgcagGCGCAGAGGCGGCGCTGGGCCTCATGCGGTTCCCAGCCGAGCCGGCCGGGAGCGGCGCCGCGCGCGCTCCGCACCTCCCGCCCGTTCTCCCCCCGCGCGCGCTGTCCGCGCGCCCGGCGGCCCCAGGTGAGAGCGGCGGGCGGGACCatccgggcagcgccgggggggGCGCCCggcgggcggcggagcgggAGCACGCGGACCCCGTGGGCCTGGCGGGGGCCACACGGGCGGCGCGCGCCGGAGGTTCCGCGCGGCGGTGGCGGGAATTTGTGGCGggaggggcgggcagggcgcCGGCCCTCAGCGACAGGCGGGGAACGCGCCGGGGGTCGCTGTCAGGAATGTCAGCGCCCGGGACGCGTCCCCCTCGCGGAGCCCGCGCTGAGGCGGTGCCGGTGTCTGCCCTGTGCAGGCGCGGGGCAGATGAAGTACATCCTGGTCACGGGCGGGGTCATCTCTGGCATCGGCAAGGGGATCATCGCCAGCAGCATCGGCACCATCCTCAAGTCCTGCGGGCTGCATGTCACCTCCATTAAGATCGACCCCTACATCAACATCGACGCCGGCACCTTCTCCCCGTACGAGCACGGTGAGTGCCCCGCTCGGTGCTCGGTGTCCTGCGGGGTGGCCCCGGGGCTGGCGTGGCTTCCCGTGAATGATCTCCTCCTACGAGCCTTTGTGCCTggtcctgctgcaggctgagcctgCCGGCGCTGCGGGCTGCCTGCCGGGGTTGCTGTGTCCCGAGCACACAGCAcagatgtgctgctgcctgaaggGGTTCAGTCCCCTGAGCGCTGCCTCTCTCGGTTAGAGAAGGCTTGGAGTTCTGTTCGGCACTCCTAAACTTGCTGTGGCAATCGGGGAAGGAGTTTTCTTACACTGAATTCTTCCACGTGTCTGCCATGTGCACTTGTGCCTGTTTCTGTGCGTGCAGGGGAGGTGTTTGTGCTGGATGATGGAGGGGAGGTGGACCTGGACCTCGGGAACTACGAGCGCTTCCTCGACATCCGACTCACCAAAGACAACAACCTGACCACGGGGAAGATCTACCAGTATGTCATTAAcaaggagaggaagggagatTATCTTGGCAAAACGGTCCAAGGTGATGCAAAACTTCTTTCCTGGTGCTTAGAAATGTGTTCTGTATTTCAGTCCTGGCTGGATGCTTTTGCCTTTCATCTTCACTCGAGgctctgcagcatcctgctTGTGTTTGGACTGTGCTGGACTTGGTTCCAGCTGTCTGGTGTACCCAGTGATAAATGTGAACAGACTTCAGACCAATACACTTGGGGGTTGTTTGTTAGCTGTTTCAAATGGTTAATGCTTTTGTTAATTCATGTCATTACAAAACCCAAAGGATTTGTGAGTATCAGATCAGTCCCTTCCCTTTTTAACCACTCTCCACAGCTGGTTGACATTAGGACTTTTATAGACAGTTAAAAACAGAGTAACTTTCTCTGCTTAGAGCAAAGACCAGTTTGTGCTTGAATCTTTCAGCTTAAAGGAAATGTTGCTTACGTGTGTTTAAATTAAGGCAGGGTTCCATTTCCTGCCAAGGCACTTGAAAATCACAGCCAAGAATAATCACTTCAAAAATGCATAGCTCTGTAAAGACACAAATTCCTGTTCAAGCCCTGTGGGAAGCACTGGCTAGTGATTGTCAGTAATTTGCTCTGTAATGAGTTAAGAGGGAGAAACCTGTTTGGGGGACTTTAACCCTTGCCTGGGTTTCTTTTCCAGTTGTTCCCCACATCACAGATGCCATACAGGAATGGGTAATGAGGCAGGCACGGATTCCTGTGGATGAAGATGGCATTGAACCCCAAGTTTGTGTGATTGAGGtttgtaacttttaaaaaaagtaggTAGTTTTGTTTCTTGTATGCAGTAAACTGATCTGTGTGCATATTTTGCATACTTCTTTACAGAAATGTTCAACTTTCATTGTTACTGAATGGGttaaaattcctctttttgATTTCACTTACTCTAATCTGAATtgcagcctgcagctgcctcatGAGAGGCAGCCCCACAGGACcccagggcacggctggagctgtgtcagggggaGATTTAGGCTGGAGATCAGGGAAAGGCTCTTCCtgcagagggtgctggcactgcccaggctccccagggaatgggcacggccctgaggctgccagggatgcccagggtgggattgttggagtgtctgtgcagagcctggggctgcactcagtggatcccttccagctcaggatattctatgaatTAACCTACAGAATGAATTTTTTAGCTCTTGTAACTTAATATGCCCATCTGAGTTAATTGTGCTGTGCCCTCTTCTTCCTTGGTGGAGGGGAGGTAAATCCTCCTCTGGAGACTGGTGTCCTTCCTCCTCAGAGTGACCAGTTCCAGCACAGACACGCCACAGGGGATGGCACGAGTTGGTGGTGGCAGTTTTCAGTGTGTTTATGGAACATTCTGCTGCCAgaagcagagggagcagggccaaggctctggcactgctgagctggctgctgggGTATGCTAAGGCAGGAGAGGGAGCTTGTCACAGAGCCCAGGTCATGGTGACTTGGACTCTGCCTGCAGCACGGGTGCCAATTTCTGTGCCAGGGTCACAAGCCCAGGTCTGAAGGACCAGGGAGGTGCTGTCTGACAGGGCCTGGAAGGCTTCAGGTGTGGTCTTGTATCTGTTCCTGCGTGTGTCCACTCTATGTAGTTCCTAAAACTTAACAAAAATTTTGCTTCTCAGTGCCACCTAATGTTCATAAGTCATAATTTTCACATCTAAGTCTttcctctgaagaaaaaatagagGTCAGGCTGATGCCTCTGGAGAGGTGCTGCCCATAGAGGAAGCTGATTTTCTTGTGGCTTTTTAATATGTGGGAAAATTATGAAGGTAGAATGGTACCTGGAATAGATTGCAGGCTGTGAAAGTAGTGCCATACAGCTGGTAAATCCTGGTGCTTTGAGTggaatagaatcacagaatatcctgaacTGAAAGAaaccacaaggatcattgagtccaaccccaggccctgcccagaaacccaccctgagcatccttgcagcgctgtccaaaggctcctggagctgtggcagcctcggggccgtgcccattccctggggagcctgggcagtgccagcacctctgggggaagaacctttccctgctctgcagcctgagcctgccctggcacgGCTCCAGCCatgccctgggtgctgcccctggtcacagcagaggtCAGAGCTGCCCCTCCAGAGGAAGCTGTGTTGGTGGTGATGCcctctcagggttgcttttccctgagattctcctcggggttgctgtttCCAGAGGTAATGAGGTTTTccgtcttctctttgccttaagtgtttcacaccgaaggtagagacgacaagctgagtctgccagtccatgtttccaaggttgtttattcttcattatctctcagttctttctcagctctgccaggcctcccctggcagggtaccttatctcagttctgtctcagctctgcagggcgtccccagcagagcaggacacgggggggactgggcgggtcagagggtcccagaccctttgtaccatttccctgatccaaccaccatccacaatgaacttttcatttacaaaatcttaccaatactcactacctatgttaacatgtcatttctactctaaaccaatccttgagctccaactcagcagaaaatggaggacgagagcaagaacaaggagcacaggggccactccccaattcctccatcttgcctcttcaacctcaaatactgagaatcctagattctacatttacattctatgataaactaaatactacttattttgaattttctcagcttgtgattcttcatacactgtgggcattcactgccatggcagggatcagaggcagtgccctcccgggctctgtgtgaggctggctgacccccttgtacagatcccagacccctcggtccagtctccaaaccctccagggtggccagagggatgttctagactccaacaatGCCCCTTTAGGGATGTGCTGGGGaggtgtttgtgtgtgctgtgtgtatTTTCATGTCTTTAGTGTACACCTTGGTGCTGTTTTGGCAGCAGGTTCAGTCCCCACTGTCTGTGTGTTCCAGCTCGGGGGCACCGTGGGTGACATCGAGAGCATGCCGTTCATCGAGGCCTTCCGCCAGTTCCAGTTCAAAGCCAAAAGAGAGAATTTCTGTAACATCCATGTCAGTCTGGTTCCCCAGGTAAGGATGCAGGTGGTCAGAGGCTTCACCAGTCCAAAATTTCCTAAACAGTTGTTTCTGAAATGCTGTATCTCCGAGTGCTGTTacttttgtatttctgtgtatatatatataaactgcAGGCAGAAATGCGGAGATTATATTCTTACgtatttaaaaaatcttacagGAAATTTTCAAAGGGTGTAAATGTGTAATAAAGGCTTGGGAGTTGCAGAAATGTAGCATGGGCATTCCTTGTGCCAGACTGAACTGGGTTTGACAGAGCAAATTGATAATTATGGAGTGCAGATCAATCTTTGttctcctctccctttttccccttctgtccAGGCGAGatgatttacagaaaaaaattagaaatacaaAACATTAGGTATTTGGAGGGAGCAGTGGATAAACCTTAGGCTCTCTGTCCCTCCTTCCTACACTCCAATGAGCAGCTTGGAATTTGCTGTTGCTTTCAGTCAGGGGATTAAAATAGACTATATGAGTTTCATGTGAATCGTCCAAGAACTGAGTCAAAGATTTTACGAGGTGGCTGAGAGTCCTGATTAACCTGCAGAATCATTGCTGCTTATCACAATCTGACACTCCAACTGCTCTTCTCTGACCAGCCAAGCTCCACAGGGGAGCAGAAGACCAAACCCACCCAGAACAGCGTCCGTGAGCTCCGAGGGCTGGGGCTCTCACCAGATCTGGTAAGGTTTGTGTTGATTTGATTGGGAAAATCTGGCATGCTGCAACAGCAGCCCTGTCTAAGTCATGCTTAAGTTGAGAGCTTTTGTGTAGTGGTgataaataaggaaaagaaacggagttgtggggttttttttcctcaaatcaCAGAGACTGCACAAAGACAGCTCTTTTTAGAGGTTTGTTTTATGAATGCCTGAGTGTTCCTGTTTTGCCTCACAGCCCTGATGGTGCTGCTCTGTTAGATTGTTTGCAGGTGCTCCACTCCACTGGATACCTCAGTAAAAGAGAAGATTTCCATGTTCTGTCATGTTGAACCAGAACAGGTGAGGATTGCTGTCTGTGCTTCCCTGCAGTAAATACTGGAGCTGTTTGTCAGATGCTGAGGGGAGTTTTGTCTGAGTGCAGCAGTTCTAGCTCTGTGTTTTGGTAGCTGCATAATTTATTTGCTGCTTTGTCTCACCTCCCTTCTTGACACGTGGACCTGTTGCTAAACCAATTATTTTTGTGCCAGCACCCAGGTTTTCTTTTAAGGTGATAGGTGTAATGTTAGAGAATTCTATGGAATCCAGGGTGATTTCTGAATCACTGTTTTGACCTTAATTATACTTCCACATTCCTTCTGTGGACATAAAACAATGAGATTTTCCAGTATTTAGAGGTGAAAGGATTGCccaaaaatagttttaaattatatatgACTGTACTTCATACACTGCTCTTTTCACAATATTATTCTTCTGCCCGAGAATTCTTGAGGAGAAATTTCACAGAGATTGAAATGGTGTTTGGGAGAAGCATTGCTTCACTTCAAGGTTGTGATATGCACAAATTCCATGTTTGCACAATTCTTTCTATTCTGAGACTTGTAGCACATTCTAAGGTGCTTGGAAAATAGTCAAAAGTATGTAGGCTGAGTATTAGCACTTCCCAATCCAGCTGGAGCATCAAAATGTTGTCTTTTTGTGAAAGACTGAGTATAACTTCACAATCCCATGTTCTGCCAAGTAATTTTTATTCATCTGCTCTACAGCAAGACCCAACTTGAGTCCTGCAATTTCaagcactgcactgctgtgcttaTATGCAATAATGGCAATAATGTTGATGTGTCATCAGTAAAATATCTACCTCCTGTTTgccaaaatttcaaaataagttgaattattttgaatttccaGGCAGTTTAGTGCAGTTCCAAGTAGTTGCTGCTCTGACTGCTGTTGCACTTGGATTGAGAAGTAAAGAGCACTGAGGGTAAAAGAGGAAAGTGTGCAGCCAAGGAGGTTTGACTGGTGCAATGCTGAACTCTGCTTTCATTTGAGTCAGTAGAAATGaggatttaaaaatgttttgccaGTGTATTTTGGATCCTTAAAGTACAGGTTCATTATTAATGGACAGGTGACAGTTGTCCTGAGCCATCTTTTCCCGTTTCAGTGAACTAGAACTGTTAATGTGGATTTCCCTCACTGAACTAAGAATTCTCTGCTGATAATTGTGTAATCCTTGATTTGATGAGGGGCGCCCTGTAAAGTGTGTTGCTGGATTGGGGTCACAGATTTATTTCCTTGGGTTTTAaccagcctggcagccctggtTGGGAGGGACAGTGGTGGGAAgggggcagctgtgcctgtggcagTTTGGCTGTAGCTTCACTGGGGGTTCTGTATCACAGGAGTCTCCCTGGAGTGTCCTGTGAgctttgctgtgtgctgctcacagtgctgggctgctggctctgctgggttACTGTGCCATAGCCCTTCCCAAGGAGCAGTGATGCCTTGGAAGTGCTGAGGAGTGGCTTTGTCAAGCATTAGGAAACCAGTATTAAACTACTGATTTATTATTCAGCACGTTGTTGGAAGTTTCGGTGGTCATAGGGTTAAAGACAGGAACACTCTGAATATCTGAGTAAAAAGGAGTGTATGGCAGTGGGTGCCCGTGTTTTAATGACACCTTTATTTTGTGAACAGGTCATTTGTGTTCATGATGTCTCCTCCATCTACCGGGTTCCTCTGCTCttggaggagcagggagttgTGGACTACTTCAGGCACAGGCTGGACCTTCCCATCGAGAGGCAGCCCAGGAGGATGCTCATGAAGTGGAAGGAGATGGCAGACAGGTGAGCTGGGCACACTGCAGGGTTGGTTTCTGTTCTTGCTGGTTGCTCATGTGAGATGAGTGTTATTTCCTGTTCCTCAGGTGTTCTTACAGGCTtacattgttttttttttttttccttttgctcatTGCCCCATCCAAACTTTGAATGTTTCCAAGGTGGGGAATCCAGAGCTGCTGTAGACAACCTGTGCCAATGCCCCACCATTCTCTTTGTACAGAATTTCATCTTTATATCTAgcctaaatttcccctctttcagaTTAAGACCATCTTGTCCTGGCACAACAGACCCTACTAAAAAGTCTGTCCCCATGTTTCTCAGAAATCCTCTTACTGGAAGGTTGCCATAAAGTTTCCCTggagcttttttcttcttgaggctgaaccaccccaattccctcagcctttttCTATAAAATCCTGAGAGATAAACTTAGTGAGATCCTTATCTTGTGTTGGAAGTGTCCTGTCTGAGTCAAACCCAGCTTGAAGTAATTAAAAGCtggacagctctgccctccctttttttgtaaaaaaacctcCCAGTAACATTACAAAGTGTTGAAATCCTTTTGTAGCTGTACGGAGATGTCAGGAGTGTcagtaaagaatatttttgaGTGCGCTTTCAGGCAAGTGAGACAAGTGTTTGATACCTCTTCTGAGACTCCTTGGAGACTGGGGTTTTTCTCGTGAGGAATAGACTCAATGTTCATGGGGAAATAGTGAACAGAATCTTTTCAGAAAGGGCCTGAATGTCAACTGAAGCCTTAAATATATTTGCTTCtataagaaattaattttcatgatCTAGATGCtttcctgtatttctgtgtCTGACATAAGCCAGCCCTGTCAATAACATTTCCTTCTGATGGGGAAAGCCCTTGGTCAGCAGCTGGGCTGAAGGTATTTAGCAATTCTGAGAGAAACCCTAAACAAGCTTGGCTGTAGCCAGGAATGCTGTGTGAATGCCATGCTGCCAGGTGCTGGGGACTGGAAGTGTGGGCAGGGCAGCCTCAGGACTCCAGAAATGCTTTCTGTGCCTGTAGCTGCTGCTGTGAATTCATCAGCAGCGTGGGAAGATGCTGTGCAGTACAAACATATGCCAAGCTGTGCTTTGATCCTCTCCTAGGAGTTCACTGCAGCCCTTGAATGTGctacagcttcctgaaaagGCAGTTTGGATCTGctcagaatttcttttcatcATCAGGGGAGATGGGTTCATTTCTGTGTGGCTTTCTGCAGCTGTTGCCCTCAGccattgttttggttttgatctCGCTTTGATGTTGCTAAATCATAATTATTCTAAAAGGTCACTCTTCCAAAGAAGCCAGCTCTGTTGGACAGACAGGAGAGCACACAAGTTTGTTCCTTGAAAAGCTGAACAGAATGGAAGTGATCCctctcctgttcctgctggaatAACCTGTGTGTCCTGTAGGTACGACCGTCTGCTTGAGACATGCTCCATTGCACTGGTGGGCAAATACACCAAGTTTTCTGACTCCTATGCATCTGTCATCAAAGCCCTGGAGCACTCTGCCCTGGCCATCAACCACAAACTGGACATTAAGGTAGggatggctctgtgtgtgtggggaaaaaaactccTCCCATCCTACTtccacctgcactgctgcccaTCCTAATTCAGATTTTTACAAACCTGCAGACAGAAAGGGAGAAGTGATTCAGCCAGTGAACATCCAAATTGTGCTTGCATCAAACCAGCTGTTTGGATGATAACAGCATTAAAACAGCTGTTACAGACctaaagcagctgcagagcaaaccagcctctcctcctgtgAGCTGTACAAAGTGTCTGGAAACTCCTCAGTGCTCAGCGTTGTGTGCTGAGCTGTGACagtggcagagggaggggaggagggaactctctgctttattttctctgacACTCGTTGCAAGTGATTATTTTTAGGGGTTGTTGCTGTTTACCTTGTGGCACTCAGGTTTTATGATGCTCCTGCTCAGGCTTTGTTAAGGTTTTCATGCTGGTTTGGCTGCAGTGATGCTTTTTGGAGTCTTGGTCATAGCTGGATGCTCTGAAGAGGTGAAATATGTACCTGTTGCCagaaatttgattttcatttcaataGACTTCAAAATGTCCAGCAGTTTCATGATGTCAGTGAGTGATGGAAATAACAGGTGCTTTTAACAATATTGATCTAGGTCAGGGTTTCCTTTCAACTTCGAAAATCAGCAGAGGTGAAAATAAGCAAAACATGACTGGTAAAGTGCAAACCCTGCTCCTGCATCTGTGGGCATTCCCTGGCACGGCTGTGTCTGAGTGGCTCAGGGGTGAAGTGAGCTCGGGGAGCCTTGTAGAACTGAGTAGCTGTACTAAAAGAACTGATTGGTGGTTTTGCAACTTccaataaacaaaaaaagaaggacACAATGGTTCTTTTAAAGGGTTAGCAGCCTGCCAGAACATCCAGAAGTTCAGAGGTACTGGAATACTGGAGAtgagaaaatggaagaattGCAGGGTTTGTTTCCATTGTCAATACACCCTTTAATTACAGCAGCCTGTGTTTCACCATATCCTATTTCTTCTTCACTGCCTCTTGAAGGTGTTTATTTGATGAGAAGGGGataacttttttcctctgtgtggtggtttctgtctgcagagccccaggtcCCCACCTTGTGCTGCATGAACACCTCACTTTTAACATTACAGGCTCGGGGACTTGGTGTaagtcacagcagagctgcagagaggggaGGACAGAGAAATCACGGGTTCTGTTTGTGCACCACAAGCAGGGTGCTGAGGAAAGTAGTTTGGTTGGCTAACAGATGGGAAATCAGCCCAGAAAAAACTCAGTATCCATTAGGAAACAACCCAGAGCTGTCCAGGAGGAATGATGCTATCTTAATTTAATGAGAATTCAGGAGGTCCTATACACTCTCATGGCAATATCTCAtcatcctttatttttttttttgatttcttCCCAGTACATTGACTCTGCTGACCTGGAGCCAGACACTCTGCAGGAGGAGCCTGTGAGGTACCACGAGGCGTGGCAGAAGCTCTGTGGTGCTGAGTAAGTTCTGCTGTGCCCTTTCCTTGGAGATTTTTCCTTGATGAACTGAATGCTGACAGCTTTGGAATCAAGGgcctgctgcagacagttttcaGGGGTGTTTAGGATAAGATGTCAAATGGAGAATTGGGAAATCAGTGAGGGAGGTGGTGAAAGGCAGCAGTGGGGGAAATGATGGTGCTGCTGAGGAATGCACACCTGCCTGATCAGGTGAGAACAGAGGCAATCAGGAGGAAGGACAGGTACTGGTGAAGGCTGTTAAAGCCAGAGTGAGAATGGAAGGTGTAAATGGGGTGACaaattcttcagaaataaaGTGTGAGAGGGGGGAAAAGCGTT from the Prinia subflava isolate CZ2003 ecotype Zambia chromosome 24, Cam_Psub_1.2, whole genome shotgun sequence genome contains:
- the CTPS1 gene encoding CTP synthase 1; this translates as MRFPAEPAGSGAARAPHLPPVLPPRALSARPAAPGAGQMKYILVTGGVISGIGKGIIASSIGTILKSCGLHVTSIKIDPYINIDAGTFSPYEHGEVFVLDDGGEVDLDLGNYERFLDIRLTKDNNLTTGKIYQYVINKERKGDYLGKTVQVVPHITDAIQEWVMRQARIPVDEDGIEPQVCVIELGGTVGDIESMPFIEAFRQFQFKAKRENFCNIHVSLVPQPSSTGEQKTKPTQNSVRELRGLGLSPDLIVCRCSTPLDTSVKEKISMFCHVEPEQVICVHDVSSIYRVPLLLEEQGVVDYFRHRLDLPIERQPRRMLMKWKEMADRYDRLLETCSIALVGKYTKFSDSYASVIKALEHSALAINHKLDIKYIDSADLEPDTLQEEPVRYHEAWQKLCGADGVLVPGGFGVRGTEGKIQAISWARKQKKPFLGVCLGMQLAVVEFARSVLGWQDANSTEFDPKTSHPVVIDMPEHNPGQMGGTMRLGKRRTLFQTKNSIMRKLYGDHDFLEERHRHRFEVNPQLKKCFEEQGLKFVGQDEEGERMEVVELEEHPFFVGVQYHPEFLSRPIKPSPPYFGLLLASAGRLTHYLQKGCRLSPRDTYSDRSGSSSPDLEITELKFPSANHD